From the genome of Blautia pseudococcoides, one region includes:
- a CDS encoding phage portal protein: protein MGIISMIKRWWGMLFKNEAEREFNVSPVTSPQMDALINKCVMIYRGHPAWVNEEDHIRTINFAKTICEETARLTTLAVSISVSGSPMGDYLQKQMDKCYFNLRKWVEMGIAHGTAILKPNGSGVDVFTPADFVITSTDDNGNINGIIFKDSYQNGQKYYTRLEYHRFESDSVYAISNRAYVSDSQDDIGKKIDLAKTRWSMLLPDAYITKENGERLDSPLFGVFSTPDANNVDSSSTLGLPIFSTAIEELKDLDIAYSRNAYEINISQKITLLDDRLTQKSGMKIGDKQDIRLPKFVRNVLGSSANEFYQEINPQLNTETRKVGINMYLSFIAYKCGYSNGYFVFDEKTGMVTATQIEADQQRTIQFIKDCRDKLENCMGGLIYALQIMAELYGLAPSGQYEVEYGFGDIIYSYEEDKANWWKYVVNGKIPAWKYFVKFESMTEEEAKALTAEAQPEEPTLFGKEE from the coding sequence ATGGGAATTATATCAATGATTAAAAGGTGGTGGGGAATGTTGTTTAAAAATGAGGCAGAGAGAGAGTTTAACGTCAGCCCGGTAACGTCCCCACAGATGGACGCTCTTATCAATAAGTGTGTGATGATATACAGAGGTCATCCGGCGTGGGTAAACGAGGAAGACCATATTCGGACAATCAATTTTGCTAAAACCATATGTGAGGAGACTGCCAGGCTGACAACGCTTGCAGTCTCCATTTCAGTTAGTGGTTCGCCTATGGGGGATTACTTGCAAAAGCAGATGGATAAGTGCTATTTCAACCTGCGCAAGTGGGTAGAGATGGGGATTGCACATGGTACAGCAATACTTAAGCCTAACGGTAGCGGTGTGGATGTGTTTACCCCGGCAGACTTTGTTATCACATCCACGGACGATAACGGTAATATCAATGGGATTATATTCAAAGACAGTTACCAAAATGGACAAAAGTATTATACCAGACTAGAGTACCACAGATTTGAAAGTGACTCGGTGTATGCCATATCTAATAGAGCTTATGTATCTGACAGCCAAGATGACATTGGAAAGAAGATAGACCTGGCAAAGACACGCTGGTCGATGTTGTTGCCAGATGCGTATATCACCAAAGAAAATGGCGAGAGGCTGGATAGTCCTCTGTTTGGAGTGTTCAGCACACCTGACGCGAACAATGTGGATAGCAGCAGCACATTGGGGCTGCCTATATTCTCCACTGCAATTGAAGAATTAAAAGATCTGGATATCGCATATAGCAGAAATGCGTATGAAATTAACATCAGTCAAAAAATAACCCTATTGGATGATAGATTGACACAAAAAAGCGGAATGAAAATAGGAGATAAACAAGACATAAGGCTTCCTAAATTTGTGAGAAATGTGCTCGGGAGTAGTGCAAACGAATTCTATCAGGAAATAAACCCACAGTTAAATACAGAGACAAGAAAAGTAGGAATTAACATGTATCTCTCATTTATTGCTTATAAATGTGGTTACAGCAACGGTTACTTCGTATTTGACGAAAAAACGGGGATGGTAACGGCGACGCAGATAGAAGCAGACCAGCAGAGGACAATACAGTTTATAAAGGACTGCCGGGACAAGCTGGAAAACTGTATGGGCGGCCTGATATATGCATTGCAGATCATGGCGGAGCTGTATGGCCTGGCGCCCTCCGGGCAGTATGAGGTTGAATACGGCTTTGGAGATATCATATACAGCTACGAAGAGGACAAGGCAAACTGGTGGAAGTATGTGGTAAATGGGAAAATCCCGGCGTGGAAGTATTTTGTGAAGTTTGAAAGCATGACAGAGGAAGAAGCCAAAGCCCTTACAGCAGAAGCACAGCCGGAAGAGCCGACGTTATTTGGAAAGGAAGAGTAG
- a CDS encoding phage minor capsid protein produces MLSPDYLRQITEGAEENASRLHQKVISLIISRMVRRLERREDYLFTPIDRWQIETIQESGYLLEDIQKEISSHLGTQYKEVQSRMEEAGIKAIEYDNEVYKAAGLSPTPLKQAPHLIRLMQRNYEATNGELRNLTRTTANAAQQTFIEECDMAYEKVTRNVQPLSGAVREAVDNVSKTGVKIVYPSGHKDYIETAVARTVRTGVAQATGDIQMARMEEMEWDIILTSAHYGARTGDGGENPGNHYWWQGKFFSRTGQDKRFPDFRTSTGYGSVTGLCGANCRHSFGPGDGIHNPYGDIDSEANKKIEDINKHMRGMERNIRKTKQELLGLRTAIESTGDEKLKYELQQEYDHIAATLKRQNAKYKNFCDMHNIKPLQERLHTAKWGHSEEMKAREAVDRYNNKST; encoded by the coding sequence ATGCTGTCACCGGATTATTTAAGGCAGATAACAGAAGGAGCAGAAGAGAATGCCAGTAGGCTGCACCAGAAGGTTATATCACTCATCATCTCCCGGATGGTCAGAAGACTGGAAAGGAGAGAGGATTATCTTTTCACTCCAATTGATAGGTGGCAGATAGAAACAATTCAAGAGTCAGGATATCTGCTGGAAGATATACAGAAAGAAATATCGAGCCATCTTGGAACCCAATATAAAGAGGTTCAATCCAGAATGGAAGAGGCAGGTATAAAAGCTATTGAGTATGACAATGAAGTGTATAAAGCTGCTGGACTGTCCCCTACGCCACTAAAACAAGCGCCACACCTGATTAGACTTATGCAGAGAAATTATGAAGCTACTAATGGAGAGCTACGGAACCTTACACGGACAACCGCCAATGCCGCACAGCAGACGTTTATTGAGGAATGTGATATGGCGTATGAGAAGGTCACTCGAAATGTACAACCGTTATCGGGAGCGGTGAGAGAAGCAGTTGATAATGTGTCGAAAACTGGCGTGAAAATTGTGTATCCATCCGGCCATAAGGACTATATAGAGACAGCAGTTGCAAGGACGGTTAGAACAGGCGTGGCACAAGCTACAGGAGATATACAAATGGCACGTATGGAGGAAATGGAGTGGGATATTATACTCACAAGCGCACATTACGGGGCACGTACGGGAGATGGCGGGGAAAACCCAGGTAATCATTATTGGTGGCAGGGGAAATTTTTTAGCCGTACTGGTCAGGATAAAAGGTTTCCTGATTTTCGCACTTCAACAGGATATGGTTCCGTAACTGGATTGTGCGGTGCAAATTGCCGCCATTCTTTCGGACCTGGAGACGGAATTCATAATCCATATGGTGACATTGATTCCGAAGCAAACAAGAAGATTGAGGATATTAACAAGCACATGAGAGGAATGGAACGTAATATCCGTAAAACAAAGCAAGAGTTGCTTGGTTTGCGAACGGCAATTGAGAGCACGGGGGATGAAAAGTTGAAGTATGAGTTACAACAGGAATATGACCATATAGCTGCCACACTTAAAAGACAGAATGCGAAATACAAGAATTTTTGTGATATGCATAATATAAAACCTTTGCAGGAAAGGCTGCATACGGCAAAGTGGGGTCATTCAGAGGAGATGAAGGCCAGAGAGGCTGTGGATAGATACAATAACAAATCTACATAA
- a CDS encoding phage scaffolding protein: MKNIYEIMKEFGIEIPEDKKDGFDKAWKENYRTKAEFEKAAAKRDEYKKSLEDVQGKLEDFEKVDVEDLQNQVKTLTADLQKEKEERAAEESRRALEKTVDTFMGDKKFVNSLTADSIRGKLMEELDKDTAKGKSIEDIFNGLITDKDGNQIPNIVVDEEQQKAEQNKAKFTTKFTGTGNGGMTKDDFRKLSLDERTKLKQSDPELYEAMRK, from the coding sequence ATGAAAAACATTTATGAAATCATGAAAGAGTTCGGAATTGAGATCCCAGAAGACAAGAAGGATGGATTCGACAAGGCATGGAAAGAAAATTACCGGACAAAGGCTGAATTCGAGAAGGCGGCAGCCAAAAGGGACGAATACAAAAAGTCTCTTGAGGACGTGCAGGGAAAACTTGAAGATTTTGAGAAGGTGGATGTGGAAGACTTACAAAACCAGGTTAAAACCCTAACAGCAGACTTGCAGAAAGAGAAGGAAGAGCGTGCTGCCGAAGAGTCACGCAGGGCATTGGAGAAGACAGTAGATACATTCATGGGAGACAAGAAATTTGTGAACTCCCTGACCGCAGACAGTATTAGGGGAAAACTCATGGAAGAACTGGATAAGGATACCGCAAAAGGAAAATCCATTGAAGATATCTTCAATGGACTTATCACAGACAAAGACGGGAACCAGATCCCGAACATTGTCGTGGATGAGGAACAGCAGAAAGCCGAACAGAATAAGGCAAAATTCACTACGAAGTTCACCGGTACTGGAAATGGCGGCATGACAAAAGATGATTTCAGGAAGCTGTCCCTTGACGAACGTACTAAATTGAAACAGAGTGACCCGGAACTGTACGAAGCAATGAGAAAATGA
- a CDS encoding head-tail connector protein produces the protein MYTTYEFYVTRYFGDMIPEDVFEKFCQRSCDEIDVITFDRLVEGFPTDERAAARVQRAICALAELFYRIDAEDRKAEESTGIIHKEDGTVIGKQITAVSSGNESIHYAVGQGTTISTITTAVKDVKSRRKLEYDTVREYLTGVKDNKGELLLYAGL, from the coding sequence ATGTATACCACATACGAATTTTACGTTACACGCTATTTTGGCGATATGATCCCGGAAGATGTATTTGAAAAATTCTGTCAGCGGTCTTGTGATGAAATTGACGTTATCACATTTGACAGGCTGGTAGAAGGATTTCCGACTGATGAAAGAGCAGCGGCCAGGGTGCAGAGAGCAATATGCGCCCTGGCTGAATTGTTTTACCGGATAGATGCAGAAGATAGAAAAGCAGAGGAATCTACTGGTATCATCCACAAAGAGGACGGAACGGTGATAGGAAAGCAGATAACCGCCGTGTCATCCGGGAACGAGTCTATACATTATGCTGTGGGACAAGGTACAACAATCAGTACCATAACAACAGCGGTAAAAGATGTGAAATCGCGCAGAAAGTTGGAATACGACACAGTAAGGGAATACCTTACCGGCGTTAAAGATAATAAAGGAGAGTTGCTATTATATGCAGGATTGTAA